A part of Hydrogenobacter sp. T-8 genomic DNA contains:
- a CDS encoding SDR family NAD(P)-dependent oxidoreductase, protein MDGKKAIITGGSKGIGRAIVERLIKEGWQVCTCSRKEEDLRRLREELGNPQSLYTKACDVGDRVSVRDFVRFCVQNMGRIDLLVNNASLLGERVSIENYPEDVWEEVIRVNINGVFYMTKYAIPYMNPGSVIVNMSSGAGKRPAPYWGAYAVSKFGIEGFSLLLAEELKDKDIRVYAFNPGATRTQMRAKAYPHENPMTLKPPEKVADFILKLISSKVPSGSYDYNTI, encoded by the coding sequence ATGGATGGTAAAAAAGCCATAATAACTGGTGGAAGCAAGGGTATAGGAAGGGCAATAGTGGAAAGACTTATAAAGGAGGGTTGGCAGGTTTGCACCTGCTCAAGAAAAGAAGAAGACCTAAGAAGATTAAGGGAGGAGCTGGGAAACCCTCAAAGTCTATACACAAAAGCCTGTGATGTGGGGGATAGGGTTTCTGTTAGGGATTTTGTCCGCTTTTGCGTTCAGAATATGGGACGCATTGACCTTTTGGTAAACAACGCAAGCCTTCTGGGTGAGAGAGTTTCTATTGAGAACTATCCCGAAGATGTGTGGGAAGAGGTTATAAGGGTTAATATAAACGGAGTTTTCTATATGACAAAATATGCAATTCCTTACATGAACCCTGGCTCGGTTATAGTTAATATGTCTTCTGGTGCTGGCAAAAGACCTGCACCCTACTGGGGAGCTTATGCGGTCTCCAAGTTTGGTATAGAGGGTTTTAGTTTACTTTTGGCAGAGGAGCTAAAAGACAAAGACATAAGGGTTTATGCCTTTAATCCCGGTGCCACAAGAACGCAGATGAGAGCAAAGGCGTATCCACATGAAAACCCAATGACCCTAAAGCCTCCAGAAAAAGTAGCGGACTTTATCCTAAAGCTAATAAGCTCTAAAGTTCCAAGTGGTTCTTACGATTATAATACTATTTGA
- a CDS encoding tetratricopeptide repeat protein: protein MDRLEYFKSLLEKTPDSPILHYSLALEYYKLRDYQNTIRHMEKYLSLKEDEGAGYRILAKCYEELGEYEKAIEVLQEGVEKALKHNHPSMAEEFRSWIEQLRSLQSF from the coding sequence ATGGACAGGCTTGAGTATTTTAAAAGTTTGTTGGAAAAGACACCAGACAGTCCTATTTTGCATTACTCTTTAGCACTGGAATACTACAAGCTAAGAGATTACCAAAACACCATAAGGCATATGGAGAAGTATTTGAGCCTAAAGGAAGACGAAGGGGCAGGCTATCGCATCCTTGCCAAGTGCTACGAAGAGCTCGGCGAATACGAAAAAGCTATAGAGGTCCTACAGGAAGGCGTGGAAAAGGCTTTAAAGCATAACCATCCAAGCATGGCAGAGGAGTTTAGGTCTTGGATAGAGCAGTTAAGGTCTTTACAGTCCTTTTAG
- a CDS encoding cellulose biosynthesis cyclic di-GMP-binding regulatory protein BcsB, whose protein sequence is MKRFLVLSVVSISLAQPVIDPPFADRLFPYVTYGEVWTGTPAVIKDATIPNTLVVYGSKEDPDIVALASRIAYYLGQWTDDIGFTAEDVRQSKMPELLVSDQRLKGLSYQNLIVVGVNNEIVKEVGLSFEKPTIKVVQKDGKNILIVGGANKEQIMQAGRYLADVRLNFKAGAYRTFFSFVALRGYIEKGEFDAGLRLIRSPMGLSACGKNMALAGPMVAQWGDDLKAVVRHRNNILYNELPKALEAKDKEKAVNLWKEAMLTCYQCHQGINVPQVRRFKPIESIHAKHQQIAESFGLVKVIGTEKSCIACHAGPTTIKGYK, encoded by the coding sequence ATGAAAAGGTTTTTAGTCCTTAGTGTAGTCAGCATTTCCTTGGCACAGCCAGTGATTGACCCACCCTTTGCGGATAGGCTCTTTCCCTATGTAACCTATGGAGAGGTTTGGACAGGCACGCCTGCGGTAATTAAGGATGCAACTATCCCAAATACACTTGTGGTCTATGGCTCAAAGGAAGACCCTGATATAGTTGCCCTTGCGAGCAGGATAGCCTACTACCTCGGACAATGGACGGATGACATAGGCTTTACCGCAGAGGACGTTCGTCAATCTAAAATGCCAGAGCTTCTCGTAAGCGACCAAAGGCTCAAAGGGCTTAGCTACCAGAATCTCATAGTGGTGGGAGTAAACAATGAAATAGTGAAGGAGGTGGGTTTGAGTTTTGAAAAGCCTACTATAAAGGTAGTGCAAAAAGATGGCAAAAACATACTAATTGTAGGTGGTGCTAACAAGGAACAGATAATGCAGGCAGGTAGGTATCTTGCAGATGTAAGGCTCAACTTCAAAGCAGGTGCATACAGAACCTTTTTCTCCTTTGTAGCTCTTAGGGGGTATATAGAAAAGGGTGAGTTTGATGCAGGGCTAAGGCTTATAAGAAGCCCCATGGGGCTGTCCGCCTGTGGAAAGAATATGGCTTTGGCAGGTCCAATGGTAGCCCAGTGGGGAGATGACCTCAAGGCAGTTGTCAGACACAGAAACAACATCCTCTACAATGAGCTTCCAAAAGCTCTTGAAGCAAAAGACAAAGAAAAAGCGGTTAACCTCTGGAAAGAAGCCATGCTTACTTGCTACCAGTGCCATCAAGGCATAAACGTGCCACAGGTAAGAAGGTTCAAACCCATAGAGAGCATACACGCCAAACACCAGCAAATAGCAGAGAGCTTTGGTCTTGTAAAGGTTATTGGCACAGAAAAGTCCTGCATAGCCTGTCATGCGGGACCTACAACAATAAAAGGCTACAAGTAA
- the pdo gene encoding protein disulfide oxidoreductase: MLLNLEVRTQLKDIFSKELKEQVNLKLFSQAIGCETCQVAEELLKELADVEPEKIKLEVYSPLIDREVSQKYGIDRVPTIVIEGDKDYGIRYIGLPAGLEFTTLVQGIVQVSKREPKLSEKTVEMLKGIDLPMEIMVFVTTSCGYCPSAAITAMNFAMTNDNITALIVDASENMDLAERFQVVGVPKIVINRGLAEFVGAQPENNFLGYVISAYEKLRRENGQA, from the coding sequence ATGCTTCTTAACCTTGAGGTGAGAACCCAGCTCAAAGACATATTCTCAAAGGAGCTAAAGGAACAGGTAAACCTAAAACTCTTCTCTCAAGCCATAGGCTGTGAGACCTGTCAAGTGGCAGAAGAACTTTTGAAGGAGCTTGCGGATGTAGAACCGGAAAAGATAAAGCTGGAGGTCTACTCACCTCTCATAGACAGGGAAGTAAGCCAGAAGTATGGTATTGATAGGGTGCCAACTATAGTGATAGAGGGCGACAAGGATTATGGCATACGCTACATAGGTCTTCCTGCAGGGCTTGAGTTTACTACTTTGGTTCAGGGTATAGTGCAAGTATCAAAGAGAGAGCCAAAGCTCTCAGAGAAGACTGTGGAAATGCTAAAAGGCATAGACCTACCGATGGAGATTATGGTTTTTGTTACCACCTCTTGTGGATACTGTCCTTCCGCAGCCATAACCGCTATGAATTTTGCCATGACAAACGATAACATAACCGCACTAATAGTTGATGCCAGCGAGAATATGGACCTTGCGGAGAGGTTTCAGGTTGTGGGTGTGCCAAAGATAGTTATAAATAGAGGGCTTGCGGAGTTTGTGGGTGCACAGCCAGAAAACAATTTCCTCGGGTATGTAATATCCGCCTACGAAAAGCTAAGGAGAGAAAATGGACAGGCTTGA
- a CDS encoding bifunctional diguanylate cyclase/phosphodiesterase has protein sequence MHRYVSFMLLLGGVFVTLLAYIYRDQLVLDRTNFAFWIATLRISSFALLLFLVATLIALGRRFISERLYALGVFLIPSLIPDLFHILSFVFFPDFITKNTRNKVAYLFLLSKSLVLLAFYISAFYPKVKTYIPLKSYRFLTAFSLVASFGIVMFHPYLPPLYLEGIGQTWHRDAFDAFSIILYSSLALYVVRNKVFESVCSWYIFTALNLISLSSLSLFLYKNFYDFLIVLASFYRFLAYLIILYAVLYINLRQRALQIMESALTLLTGIIRSKPTKEENIFFLRLDKGFSYIVEFMFLYSLKENRLVAVAHGPKGYKLDGIDLNSIKRLLKDLGGQYFDREYHYSLYEDYLIVSRLSAYPESPLDRLHVINTERIILGYLLNAMNFDKIIEEKAKELERLYLLLETSEYATQAYNNIDTFSKQVLERLDYTLKMDGSVFYMWNKNAELPERVVFSSGFLQNFPDFKLHQLLEKVMESPDMYGAGDKYIYCKFESNSYQSGLLGLRKDKGFDKEEFLFLKTVSNQLFHVVKLMKVIEDLEKAQASIRFLTEYDPLTMLYNRKSFEKLLEDEIERSDRSGEPLCLLFIDVDNFKIINDTYGYHVGDMVLKHVAEVLKKKIRRLDTAGRLGGDEFGVILPKANKGVVEYIAERLRQEILNMPLAFGDTEIRASLSVGIVCYPLDAKNKEEILSLGEALMHAIKREGKGRVKTVEESVKEIYTSFRRIERKVLESLEKASIEVFLQDIVNLSTEKVEGFEALMRLKVDDELLPASRFINIAEDMGLVQKLDIAMIEGLFQKIAYIKDNSDILLFINLSPQDLTHDFIKDVVQRARTYGVETDRIVFEITEREAIQDIGRMSSFLKGLKEAGFRFAIDDFGSGYASFLYLKYLPVDFLKIEGEFIKSMKRSHVDRIFVKSMVEVAKGLGIKTVAEYVEDVETIDILLDLGIDYAQGYYIGKPGPAEEKLRNFFSKG, from the coding sequence ATGCACAGATATGTAAGTTTTATGCTTCTCTTGGGAGGAGTTTTTGTTACGCTTTTAGCTTACATCTATAGAGACCAGCTTGTCCTTGATAGGACTAATTTTGCATTTTGGATAGCAACTTTGAGAATAAGCTCCTTTGCCCTTCTCCTTTTTCTTGTGGCAACCCTCATCGCCTTGGGAAGAAGGTTTATAAGCGAAAGGCTTTATGCCCTCGGAGTTTTCCTAATACCCTCCCTTATTCCAGACCTGTTTCATATACTCTCCTTCGTATTTTTCCCAGATTTTATAACTAAGAACACAAGAAACAAAGTAGCTTATCTCTTTCTCCTCTCCAAAAGTTTAGTTTTGCTTGCCTTTTATATTTCCGCCTTTTATCCAAAAGTTAAAACCTACATTCCTCTTAAATCCTACAGATTTTTGACAGCTTTTTCTCTTGTAGCCTCCTTCGGGATAGTTATGTTTCATCCATACCTACCGCCCCTGTATCTTGAGGGTATAGGACAGACTTGGCACAGAGATGCTTTTGACGCCTTCTCTATAATTCTTTACTCTTCCCTTGCCCTTTATGTTGTAAGAAACAAGGTCTTTGAAAGTGTATGTTCTTGGTATATTTTTACAGCTCTTAATTTAATCTCTCTTTCCTCATTGAGCCTTTTCTTATACAAAAACTTTTATGACTTTCTTATAGTTCTTGCATCTTTTTATAGGTTCTTGGCATACCTAATCATACTTTATGCAGTCCTTTATATTAATCTTAGGCAGAGAGCTTTACAAATTATGGAATCAGCCCTTACACTGCTCACTGGAATAATAAGGTCAAAACCCACAAAGGAGGAGAATATCTTTTTCTTAAGGCTGGATAAGGGTTTTTCCTACATCGTTGAGTTTATGTTTTTATACAGTCTTAAGGAAAACAGGCTTGTGGCTGTGGCTCATGGTCCAAAGGGCTATAAGCTTGATGGTATTGATTTGAACAGTATAAAAAGGCTTTTGAAGGACCTTGGAGGTCAATACTTTGACAGAGAATATCATTACAGCCTTTATGAGGACTATCTTATTGTTAGCAGATTAAGTGCGTATCCGGAAAGTCCGCTTGACAGGCTTCATGTAATAAACACTGAAAGGATAATACTTGGCTATCTTCTAAACGCCATGAACTTTGATAAAATCATAGAGGAAAAGGCTAAGGAGCTTGAAAGACTTTACCTTCTCTTAGAAACCTCTGAATATGCCACTCAGGCATATAACAACATAGATACCTTTTCTAAACAGGTGCTTGAAAGGCTTGACTATACCCTTAAGATGGATGGAAGTGTTTTCTACATGTGGAATAAGAATGCGGAGCTTCCAGAAAGAGTGGTTTTTTCAAGTGGTTTCTTGCAGAACTTTCCAGATTTTAAACTTCACCAACTTTTGGAAAAGGTAATGGAAAGTCCAGATATGTATGGAGCGGGAGATAAATACATTTACTGCAAATTTGAAAGCAATTCTTACCAGTCGGGCTTGTTAGGACTTAGGAAAGACAAAGGCTTTGACAAAGAGGAGTTTCTCTTTTTGAAAACGGTAAGCAATCAGCTTTTCCATGTGGTAAAGCTTATGAAGGTGATAGAAGACCTTGAGAAAGCACAGGCAAGTATAAGATTCTTAACTGAATATGACCCATTAACCATGCTATACAACAGAAAAAGCTTTGAAAAGCTTCTTGAAGATGAAATAGAAAGGTCTGATAGGTCTGGAGAGCCTTTATGTTTGCTTTTTATTGATGTGGATAACTTTAAAATTATAAACGACACTTACGGATACCACGTGGGAGATATGGTCCTTAAGCATGTTGCTGAGGTGCTCAAAAAGAAGATAAGAAGGCTTGATACCGCTGGCAGGCTGGGTGGAGATGAGTTTGGCGTAATACTGCCAAAGGCTAATAAGGGTGTGGTGGAATATATAGCGGAGAGGTTGAGGCAGGAAATCCTAAATATGCCACTGGCTTTTGGTGATACGGAAATCCGTGCAAGTTTAAGCGTGGGTATAGTATGTTATCCACTGGACGCGAAGAATAAGGAAGAGATACTATCGCTCGGTGAAGCCCTTATGCATGCCATAAAAAGGGAAGGTAAAGGAAGGGTAAAGACCGTAGAGGAATCTGTAAAAGAAATTTATACATCCTTTAGAAGGATTGAGAGAAAGGTTCTGGAGAGCCTTGAAAAGGCATCTATAGAGGTATTCTTGCAAGACATAGTTAATCTAAGCACCGAAAAGGTTGAGGGCTTTGAAGCACTGATGAGGCTAAAAGTAGACGATGAGCTTCTTCCTGCAAGCAGGTTTATAAACATAGCAGAAGATATGGGGCTTGTTCAAAAGCTGGACATTGCCATGATAGAGGGATTGTTTCAGAAGATAGCTTATATTAAGGATAACAGTGATATTTTACTATTTATTAACCTTTCACCTCAGGATCTTACGCATGACTTTATAAAGGATGTGGTGCAAAGGGCAAGGACTTATGGTGTTGAAACTGACCGTATAGTCTTTGAGATAACAGAAAGGGAGGCAATACAGGATATAGGTAGGATGAGTAGTTTTCTAAAGGGTTTAAAAGAGGCAGGTTTTAGGTTTGCCATAGACGATTTTGGCTCTGGTTATGCTTCTTTTCTTTACCTTAAGTATCTTCCTGTGGATTTTCTTAAAATAGAAGGCGAATTTATAAAGAGTATGAAGAGGTCCCATGTGGACAGGATTTTTGTAAAAAGCATGGTAGAGGTGGCAAAGGGTCTTGGCATAAAAACGGTAGCGGAGTATGTGGAAGATGTGGAGACCATTGATATCCTCCTTGACTTAGGCATAGATTACGCACAGGGTTATTACATAGGAAAGCCTGGACCTGCGGAAGAGAAGCTCAGGAACTTCTTCTCCAAAGGATAA
- a CDS encoding LptF/LptG family permease yields MIISLLFTFVFLIFQIIRLDQILFQLPLKDSLPFLLLWFLFYFSYMLPTAFFIAFAFQLFELKEGKKLHVIQSFGIRPINLYTKSIFMLFPVIFALSFVFLTLNEEDIGFVRRQLTLKYYALLITSIPSKSFQSFGQFTLYVEKRDGNTLEGIFFKFNEGVVVAKKARVEAGTLTFEDGSLLTQREGKTFATDFKVYKLSLNRIVSDDKKTSSREYLAGIFNALSTLLLMGIAYRLIWFIEHHHSFYYAVGLASVLYQLVLLLLKQKL; encoded by the coding sequence GTGATTATCAGCCTTCTGTTTACCTTTGTGTTTCTCATATTCCAGATAATTAGACTTGACCAAATACTGTTTCAGTTGCCTCTTAAAGACTCTCTGCCTTTTCTTTTACTCTGGTTTTTGTTTTATTTCTCCTACATGCTTCCAACCGCATTCTTTATAGCCTTTGCCTTCCAACTTTTTGAATTAAAAGAAGGTAAAAAACTTCATGTTATACAGTCTTTTGGAATAAGACCTATTAATCTATATACGAAAAGCATTTTTATGCTGTTTCCTGTTATTTTTGCCCTTTCCTTTGTGTTTCTAACATTAAACGAAGAGGATATTGGTTTTGTAAGAAGACAGCTTACACTGAAATATTACGCTCTTCTAATAACTTCCATCCCTTCAAAGAGTTTTCAAAGTTTTGGACAGTTTACCCTATATGTAGAAAAGAGAGATGGAAACACTCTTGAAGGTATATTCTTCAAGTTTAATGAGGGTGTGGTTGTAGCAAAGAAGGCAAGAGTGGAAGCGGGAACACTTACCTTTGAGGATGGTTCCCTTCTTACCCAAAGGGAAGGAAAGACTTTTGCTACAGACTTCAAAGTCTACAAACTGAGCCTTAATAGGATAGTAAGCGATGACAAGAAAACCTCTTCAAGGGAATACTTGGCTGGTATTTTTAACGCCCTGTCCACCTTACTTCTTATGGGTATCGCCTACAGGCTTATATGGTTTATAGAACATCATCACAGTTTTTATTACGCGGTGGGTTTAGCCTCTGTGCTTTATCAATTAGTCCTCTTACTCCTTAAACAAAAATTGTAG
- a CDS encoding DUF3108 domain-containing protein, producing MDRAVKVFTVLLGLIGFSSAQELKACYKAYLLFLPVAETCITYKQQNNNLKVESFVRTINVGKLVKRVYNRGGAEIELPELSPRRFVYYQEEGEFKRYQEYIFGNGKIKTTEIKYVKLSDQIEKKEEKEYNYKGFVDPYTASLILYRDSARVEKGTVKMFYDDKEYWLPYGVVGREQIDTSAGSFITRKIEVHPNIETKGLLKPRGTWYLWIDEETNLPVRMELKFIIGSASARLEKVEGDKNLLRNVLSAKK from the coding sequence TTGGATAGAGCAGTTAAGGTCTTTACAGTCCTTTTAGGGCTTATTGGTTTTTCTTCTGCTCAAGAGCTAAAAGCCTGCTACAAGGCTTATCTACTTTTCCTGCCTGTGGCAGAGACATGTATAACTTATAAACAGCAAAATAACAACCTCAAGGTTGAAAGCTTTGTTAGAACCATAAATGTGGGCAAGCTGGTAAAAAGGGTCTACAATAGGGGTGGTGCAGAGATAGAGCTTCCCGAACTTTCTCCACGACGCTTCGTTTACTATCAGGAAGAGGGAGAGTTCAAAAGATATCAAGAATACATCTTTGGCAACGGTAAGATAAAGACCACTGAAATAAAGTATGTAAAACTGAGCGACCAGATTGAAAAGAAAGAAGAGAAGGAATATAACTACAAAGGCTTTGTAGACCCATACACAGCCAGTCTAATACTGTATAGAGATAGTGCAAGGGTAGAGAAGGGGACGGTAAAGATGTTTTATGACGATAAGGAATACTGGCTACCTTACGGTGTTGTAGGAAGGGAACAAATAGACACGTCAGCAGGCTCTTTCATTACAAGAAAGATAGAAGTCCATCCTAATATAGAAACAAAGGGACTATTGAAACCCAGAGGCACATGGTATTTATGGATAGATGAGGAAACAAACTTACCAGTCAGAATGGAATTGAAATTTATTATAGGCTCCGCATCTGCAAGACTTGAGAAAGTAGAAGGAGATAAAAATCTTCTTAGAAATGTCTTAAGTGCAAAAAAGTAG
- a CDS encoding TIGR01906 family membrane protein, translating into MASKKWAVSFFLTALFPILLTLFVVRLAFTDIFVEFLYKRVDLPPDPMPYELRLSIAKLGLRSVLSDSGMEEFKSSGIFNEREIKHMEDVKRLLSFSFGFMYIILPLWLFGFLSLKNKREMGKVLFFGGLLLEVFVLFVLIVSAVNYDWLFTAFHNLFFDPYSWRFRDEDMLLRVYPMDFWFKATLYTALGVFLVNLFLQTLGFILWRRSS; encoded by the coding sequence ATGGCGAGTAAGAAGTGGGCTGTGAGCTTTTTTCTCACAGCTCTTTTCCCTATTCTCCTTACACTGTTTGTAGTTCGCCTTGCCTTCACAGACATTTTTGTGGAGTTCCTCTATAAAAGAGTAGACCTGCCACCAGACCCAATGCCCTATGAGCTAAGACTAAGCATAGCCAAACTCGGGCTTAGGTCTGTTCTTTCAGACAGTGGCATGGAAGAGTTCAAAAGCTCTGGAATTTTTAACGAAAGAGAGATAAAACATATGGAGGATGTGAAGAGGCTGTTGAGTTTTTCCTTTGGTTTTATGTATATCATCCTTCCTCTTTGGCTTTTTGGATTTCTTAGTTTAAAGAATAAAAGGGAGATGGGAAAGGTTTTATTCTTTGGTGGGCTGTTGCTTGAAGTTTTTGTCCTTTTTGTGTTAATTGTTTCTGCGGTCAACTATGACTGGCTTTTTACTGCCTTTCATAACCTTTTCTTTGACCCTTATTCGTGGCGTTTTAGAGACGAAGACATGCTTTTGAGGGTCTATCCCATGGACTTTTGGTTTAAGGCAACCTTGTATACTGCCTTAGGAGTTTTTCTTGTAAATCTTTTCCTTCAGACCCTTGGTTTTATCCTTTGGAGAAGAAGTTCCTGA